One genomic window of Nocardioides daphniae includes the following:
- a CDS encoding NAD-dependent epimerase/dehydratase family protein — translation MGRVVLVTGISRDIGRRFARHAAADPSIDRVIGVDVVPPRGDIGDVSFVRADIRNPVIAKVIAREQVDTVVHMSVIATPGRSGGRNAMKELNVIGTMQLLAACQKVETVKHLVVKSTTTVYGASSRDPAMFTEDMGPKSVPRSGYAQDVYEIEGYVRGFARRRPDVRVTTLRCANVIGPHVVSPLTNYLRMPFVPTVLGYDPRVQFLHETDLFAVLRHAATTDVGGTFNIAGDGMLLLSQVIRHLGKANVPMPAFAIGRTASALRSARLTDFSREQLAFLTYGRGVDTTCMRTVLGFSPQWTTRDALADFAESLEAESTPATAGARRA, via the coding sequence ATGGGGAGGGTCGTGCTGGTCACCGGGATATCCCGGGACATCGGGCGCCGTTTTGCGCGCCACGCAGCAGCCGACCCCTCCATCGACCGTGTCATCGGGGTGGACGTCGTCCCGCCCCGCGGGGACATCGGCGACGTCTCGTTCGTCCGTGCGGACATCCGCAACCCCGTCATCGCTAAGGTCATCGCGCGTGAGCAGGTCGACACCGTCGTCCACATGAGCGTCATCGCGACCCCCGGCAGGTCCGGCGGTCGCAACGCCATGAAGGAGCTCAACGTCATCGGCACGATGCAGCTCCTCGCTGCCTGCCAGAAGGTCGAGACGGTCAAGCACCTGGTCGTGAAGTCGACGACCACGGTCTACGGCGCCAGCAGCCGCGACCCCGCGATGTTCACCGAGGACATGGGGCCCAAGTCGGTCCCGCGTTCCGGCTACGCCCAGGACGTCTACGAGATCGAGGGCTACGTCCGCGGCTTCGCCCGCCGCCGCCCCGACGTCCGCGTCACCACGCTGCGCTGCGCCAACGTCATCGGCCCGCACGTCGTCAGCCCGCTGACCAACTACCTGCGCATGCCGTTCGTGCCGACCGTCCTCGGCTACGACCCGCGCGTGCAGTTCCTGCACGAGACCGACCTCTTCGCGGTCCTGCGCCATGCCGCCACCACCGACGTGGGCGGCACCTTCAACATCGCCGGTGACGGGATGCTGCTGCTCTCGCAGGTCATCCGCCACCTCGGCAAGGCCAACGTCCCGATGCCTGCCTTCGCGATCGGACGCACCGCCAGCGCTCTGCGCTCCGCCCGCCTGACGGACTTCTCCCGCGAGCAGCTGGCCTTCCTGACCTACGGTCGTGGTGTGGACACCACCTGCATGCGCACCGTCCTGGGCTTCAGCCCGCAGTGGACGACCAGGGACGCCCTTGCGGACTTCGCCGAGAGTCTGGAGGCTGAGTCCACCCCGGCAACGGCAGGAGCGCGGCGTGCCTGA
- a CDS encoding HAD family hydrolase, which produces MTQSEKHRPPARPQDLRRRSTLAGEAAAATAEVENALSLPQDDRAAAFFDVDNTVMQGASIYHLAKGLYKRHFFSTKDIVGAVYKQAYFRFVGVEDPSHIAETRESALGFIKGHTVAELEELGEDIFDEAMAHRIWPGTRALAQMHLDQGQRVWLVTAAPIEIASTIARRLGLTGAMGTVAEREDGVYTGRLVGDLLHGPAKREAILALAEREGLDLARCSAYSDSSNDLPMLELVGHPVAINPDSELRAHARAHGWEIRDYRTGRKAARLGLLAGAVGGVVAGGVAAGLAARGRHR; this is translated from the coding sequence GTGACCCAGTCGGAGAAGCACCGGCCGCCCGCTCGGCCACAGGACCTGCGCCGCCGCTCGACGCTGGCCGGGGAGGCCGCCGCGGCCACCGCCGAGGTGGAGAACGCCCTCTCCCTGCCCCAGGACGACCGCGCCGCGGCCTTCTTCGACGTGGACAACACCGTGATGCAGGGCGCGAGCATCTACCACCTGGCCAAGGGCCTCTACAAGCGCCACTTCTTCTCCACCAAGGACATCGTCGGCGCCGTCTACAAGCAGGCCTACTTCCGCTTCGTCGGGGTCGAGGACCCCAGCCACATCGCGGAGACCCGCGAGTCGGCCCTCGGCTTCATCAAGGGCCACACCGTCGCCGAGCTCGAGGAGCTGGGCGAGGACATCTTCGACGAGGCGATGGCGCACCGGATCTGGCCCGGCACCCGGGCGCTGGCCCAGATGCACCTCGACCAGGGTCAGCGGGTCTGGCTGGTGACGGCGGCCCCGATCGAGATCGCCTCGACCATCGCGCGCCGCCTCGGCCTGACGGGGGCCATGGGCACCGTGGCCGAGCGCGAGGACGGCGTCTACACCGGCCGTCTGGTCGGCGACCTGCTCCACGGCCCGGCCAAGCGCGAGGCGATCCTGGCTCTCGCCGAGCGGGAGGGGCTCGACCTGGCCCGTTGCTCGGCCTACTCCGACTCCTCCAACGACCTGCCGATGCTCGAGCTGGTCGGCCACCCGGTCGCCATCAACCCCGACTCCGAGCTGCGCGCGCACGCCCGGGCCCACGGCTGGGAGATCCGCGACTACCGCACGGGACGCAAGGCGGCCCGGCTCGGCCTGCTGGCCGGTGCCGTCGGTGGCGTCGTCGCGGGTGGCGTCGCCGCCGGGCTCGCGGCCCGCGGCCGCCACCGCTGA
- a CDS encoding helix-turn-helix domain-containing protein, with protein MVNPSDMSDIKFLTIAEVAAVMRVSKMTVYRLVHSGELPAVRVGRSFRVTEDDVNDYLRKSFFNAG; from the coding sequence ATGGTGAATCCGTCGGACATGTCGGACATCAAGTTCCTGACGATCGCCGAGGTCGCCGCAGTGATGCGTGTCTCCAAGATGACCGTCTACCGCCTCGTCCACTCGGGCGAGCTCCCGGCGGTGCGCGTGGGTCGTTCGTTCCGGGTCACCGAGGACGACGTCAACGACTACCTGCGCAAGAGCTTCTTCAACGCGGGCTGA
- a CDS encoding lysophospholipid acyltransferase family protein yields MLRPLAEKWFRIEVRGIDNIPDEGGALVVSNHSGTVPIDALMTMVTVHDQTDRFLRPLGADLVFRLPVVAGMARRLGATLACQADAERMLTSGELVGVWPEGFKGIGKPFTERYKLQRFGRGGFVSAALRTGVPIVPLSVVAPRRSTRSSATCPRSRGCSTCRTSRSRRSSRCSVRSAWCRCRRSGCWSSGSRSAPTPTEAEAEDPMLVFNLTDQVRETIQQTLFSLLLERDSVFG; encoded by the coding sequence ATGCTGCGCCCGCTGGCGGAGAAGTGGTTCCGCATCGAGGTGCGCGGCATCGACAACATCCCCGACGAGGGCGGTGCCCTGGTCGTCTCCAACCACTCCGGCACGGTCCCGATCGACGCGCTGATGACCATGGTCACGGTGCACGACCAGACCGACCGCTTTCTGCGCCCGCTCGGCGCCGACCTGGTCTTCCGCCTCCCCGTCGTGGCTGGCATGGCCCGTCGCCTCGGCGCGACGCTCGCCTGCCAGGCCGACGCGGAGCGGATGCTGACCAGCGGCGAGCTGGTCGGTGTCTGGCCCGAGGGGTTCAAGGGGATCGGCAAGCCCTTCACCGAGCGCTACAAGCTGCAGCGCTTCGGCCGCGGCGGCTTCGTGTCGGCAGCGCTGCGTACGGGCGTCCCGATCGTGCCTCTCTCGGTCGTCGCGCCGAGGAGATCTACCCGATCGTCGGCAACCTGCCCACGCTCGCGCGGATGCTCAACCTGCCGTACGTCCCGATCACGCCGTTCTTCCCGCTGCTCGGTCCGCTCGGCCTGGTGCCGCTGCCGTCGAAGTGGCTGCTGGAGTTCGGGGAGCCGATCCGCACCGACGCCTACGGAGGCCGAGGCCGAGGACCCGATGCTGGTCTTCAACCTCACCGACCAGGTGCGCGAGACGATCCAGCAGACCCTCTTCTCGCTGCTGCTCGAGCGCGACTCCGTCTTCGGCTGA
- the proC gene encoding pyrroline-5-carboxylate reductase: MTKTAILGAGAMGESVLAGLIRAGRPLDSLLVGEKREARARELTEKHGIAVVDNVTAAQQADTLVVAVKPQVVAAVLTEVADSLRPGQIVISLAAGVTIATLEGLVPAGVVVIRVMPNTPALVGAGMSVMSPGSAATDDALAEAESLLSACGRVLTLPEKQIDAVTAISGSGPAYVFLVAEALIESGVHLGLPRDVATELAVQTLLGSATMLSETGTHPTLLREQVTSPGGTTAAALGQLEQHGLRAAFVAATAAARDRSVELAGS; the protein is encoded by the coding sequence ATGACGAAGACCGCGATCCTGGGTGCCGGCGCCATGGGCGAGAGCGTGCTCGCCGGACTGATCCGTGCCGGCCGCCCGCTCGACTCCCTCCTGGTGGGGGAGAAGCGCGAGGCGCGCGCCCGCGAGCTCACCGAGAAGCACGGCATCGCAGTCGTCGACAACGTCACCGCCGCGCAGCAGGCCGACACCCTCGTCGTCGCGGTCAAGCCCCAGGTCGTCGCCGCCGTCCTCACCGAGGTCGCCGACTCGCTGCGCCCCGGCCAGATCGTCATCTCGCTCGCCGCCGGCGTCACCATCGCCACCCTCGAGGGCCTCGTCCCCGCCGGCGTCGTGGTCATCCGCGTCATGCCCAACACCCCCGCCCTGGTCGGTGCGGGCATGTCGGTCATGTCGCCCGGCTCCGCCGCCACCGACGACGCGCTCGCCGAGGCCGAGTCGCTGCTCAGCGCCTGCGGCCGCGTCCTCACCCTGCCCGAGAAGCAGATCGACGCGGTCACCGCGATCTCCGGCTCCGGCCCCGCCTACGTCTTCCTCGTCGCCGAGGCGCTCATCGAGTCCGGCGTCCACCTCGGGCTGCCGCGCGACGTCGCCACCGAGCTGGCCGTGCAGACCCTCCTCGGCTCCGCCACCATGCTGAGCGAGACCGGCACCCACCCGACGCTCCTGCGCGAGCAGGTCACCTCGCCCGGCGGCACCACCGCCGCCGCGCTCGGCCAGCTCGAGCAGCACGGCCTCCGCGCCGCCTTCGTCGCAGCTACCGCCGCGGCGCGCGACCGCTCGGTGGAGCTCGCCGGCTCCTGA
- a CDS encoding 30S ribosomal protein bS22, whose amino-acid sequence MGSVIKKRRKRMSKKKHRKLLKKTRVQRRKLGK is encoded by the coding sequence ATGGGATCTGTCATCAAGAAGCGCCGCAAGCGTATGTCGAAGAAGAAGCACCGCAAGCTGCTGAAGAAGACGCGCGTGCAGCGTCGCAAGCTCGGCAAGTAA